In Streptomyces seoulensis, the following are encoded in one genomic region:
- a CDS encoding ABC transporter ATP-binding protein — translation MSPQEVTTMATTLAEAGPAVDYAARLDHVSKSFPGPGGQQLVLDDISLDVAPGEFVTLLGASGCGKSTLLNLVAGLDRPSAGSIDTDGRPALMFQEHALFPWLTAGKNIELALRLRGVPKGERRDKTESLLELVRLKGAYGKRVHELSGGMRQRVALARALAQESGLLLMDEPFAALDAITRDVLHDELTRVWTETGLSVLFVTHNVREAVRLAQRVVLLSSRPGKVAHEWAVDIPQPRRIEDAPVAELSLEITEALRGEIRRHGQH, via the coding sequence ATGAGTCCCCAGGAGGTGACGACCATGGCCACCACCCTCGCCGAGGCCGGCCCGGCGGTCGATTACGCCGCCCGCCTCGACCACGTCTCGAAGTCCTTCCCGGGACCCGGCGGGCAGCAGCTCGTGCTGGACGACATCAGCCTCGATGTCGCGCCCGGCGAGTTCGTCACCCTCCTGGGGGCCTCGGGCTGCGGCAAGTCGACCCTGCTCAATCTGGTGGCGGGCCTGGACCGGCCCAGCGCCGGGTCCATCGACACCGATGGCCGCCCGGCCCTGATGTTCCAGGAGCACGCCCTCTTCCCGTGGCTGACCGCGGGCAAGAACATCGAACTCGCCCTGCGCCTGCGGGGCGTGCCCAAGGGCGAGCGCCGCGACAAGACCGAGTCGCTGCTCGAACTGGTCCGGCTGAAGGGCGCGTACGGCAAGCGGGTACACGAACTCTCCGGCGGTATGCGGCAGCGGGTGGCGCTGGCCCGCGCGCTGGCGCAGGAGAGCGGACTGCTGCTGATGGACGAGCCGTTCGCGGCCCTCGACGCCATCACCCGCGACGTGCTGCACGACGAACTGACCCGCGTCTGGACCGAGACGGGCCTGTCCGTGCTCTTCGTGACGCACAACGTGCGCGAGGCGGTACGGCTGGCCCAGCGGGTCGTGCTGCTGTCCTCCCGGCCGGGCAAGGTCGCCCACGAGTGGGCGGTGGACATTCCGCAGCCCCGCCGTATCGAGGACGCCCCGGTGGCGGAACTGTCCCTGGAGATCACCGAGGCGCTGCGAGGGGAGATCCGCCGCCATGGCCAGCACTGA
- a CDS encoding aliphatic sulfonate ABC transporter substrate-binding protein: MPAISSPLPRRGLTVLAVLPLLALAACGYGSEAKDDAANQKVASGAKKIDGLDSVKIGYFGNLTHATALVGRQQGLFQKELGATKADYATFNAGPSEIEALNSGSIDIGWIGPSPAINGYTKSGGRSLKIIGGSASGGVKLVVNPEKIKSLKDVKGKRIATPQLGNTQDVAFLNWAAEQGYKVDAQSGKGDVTVVRSDNKVTPDAFKAGSVDGAWVPEPTASKLVAEGGKVLLDESDLWPDKKFVITNIIVSQKFLKAHPKAVEAVLRASVRTNKWIKANPDAAKDSANKQLEADSGKSLPPAVLDPAWKSIQTTDDPLAATLNTEADHAVKAGLLAKPDLKGIYDLTLLNKVLGAEGAAKVDAAGLGTD, translated from the coding sequence GTGCCTGCCATCAGTTCGCCGCTGCCGCGCCGCGGTCTCACCGTCCTCGCCGTACTCCCGCTGCTGGCCCTCGCGGCCTGCGGTTACGGGTCCGAGGCCAAGGACGACGCCGCCAACCAGAAGGTCGCCTCCGGGGCCAAGAAGATCGACGGCCTGGACTCCGTGAAGATCGGCTACTTCGGCAACCTCACCCACGCGACCGCGCTGGTCGGCCGTCAGCAGGGCCTGTTCCAGAAGGAACTAGGCGCCACCAAGGCCGACTACGCCACCTTCAACGCGGGCCCCTCCGAGATCGAGGCGCTCAACTCCGGCTCCATCGACATCGGCTGGATCGGCCCCTCCCCCGCGATCAACGGCTACACCAAGTCCGGCGGCCGCAGCCTGAAGATCATCGGCGGTTCGGCGTCCGGCGGGGTCAAGCTGGTCGTGAACCCCGAGAAGATCAAGTCACTGAAGGACGTCAAGGGCAAGCGGATCGCCACGCCCCAGCTCGGCAACACCCAGGACGTCGCCTTCCTCAACTGGGCGGCGGAGCAGGGCTACAAGGTCGACGCGCAGAGCGGCAAGGGCGACGTCACCGTGGTCCGCAGCGACAACAAGGTGACCCCGGACGCCTTCAAGGCCGGTTCCGTGGACGGCGCGTGGGTGCCGGAGCCGACCGCGTCCAAGCTGGTCGCCGAGGGCGGCAAGGTGCTGCTGGACGAGTCCGACCTGTGGCCGGACAAGAAGTTCGTGATCACCAACATCATCGTGTCGCAGAAGTTCCTCAAGGCCCACCCGAAGGCCGTCGAGGCGGTCCTGCGGGCGTCGGTGCGCACCAACAAGTGGATCAAGGCGAACCCGGACGCGGCGAAGGACTCGGCGAACAAGCAGCTGGAGGCCGACTCCGGCAAGTCGCTGCCCCCGGCCGTGCTGGACCCGGCGTGGAAGTCGATCCAGACCACGGACGACCCGCTGGCCGCCACCCTGAACACCGAGGCCGATCACGCGGTCAAGGCGGGCCTGCTGGCCAAGCCGGACCTCAAGGGCATCTACGACCTGACCCTGCTCAACAAGGTCCTCGGCGCCGAAGGCGCCGCCAAGGTCGACGCTGCCGGGCTCGGCACCGACTGA